Part of the Natronobacterium gregoryi SP2 genome, CCCGACAACATCATGATCGACGGCTCGAGGGAGCCGAAGATCATCGACTTCACCACGGCCAAGGGATTCGTTCCCGAACACGGTGCTCCCGAGTTTACGACCGAAGGCGAGGGAGAGTCGACCTCGGACGGTGATTCGACGGTTCCCGGTGAGTTCAAGCCGCCGGAGCTGAACCGCGGTTCCAAACAGCGTCAGGGACCGTGGAGCGACGTCTACTCGATCGGAAAGATTCTCTGTTATCTGCTCGTCGGCTGGGTTCCCGAAGATCACGGCGTCTCTCCGGCGGCGTTCGGCGTCGAGAGCGACGACTACGTCGACGAGATCGTCGAAACTGCGACCCAGCACGACCGGGCGGACCGATACCCGAACGCGTCGGTGTTGAAACGCGCCCTCGAGGACCGGGACGCGACGATGCCGGCGCAGGCGTCGATCGAATGGCTCGGCCGCGACACACAGTGGACGATCAGCCCGGGCGACACCATCGGCAGACGGACCGACGACGGCCCTCGCCCATCGCTACTGCTTTCGGACGACCGTCACAAGGCGCTGTCGGCAGTTCACTGTCGATTCGACGTGGACGACGACGGCAACTGGTACGTGGTCGACACCAGCCTCAACGGGACCTACATCAGCAAACACGACGAACGACAGTGGCGATTCCTGCTGTCAGAAGCGGGCCAGAAACGCCAGCAGCGGGCCGGCGAGTCGGTCCCCGACGACGTCGAAAGCCGGGCTCGCCTCGAGGTCGGCGACACTATCGCACTGGTCAGTCCGAGCTATCCCGAACGGTTCTACTTCCAGTTTGACAACCAGCACACCGACACCAATGGAACACGCTAGTACAGTCGACATCGGCGAGCGGAAGCGACGGAGTGGCGGCATCAACGAGGACAGTATCGCGACGGCGGTGCTCGAGAACCACCATCGGTCGGCGTGTCGACCGCTTGGCATCTTCGTCCTCGGTGACGGCGTCGGTGGTGAAACGAGCGGCGACGTCGCCTCGTTTCTGGCGACGACTGTGGTCCGGAAACGGTTGACGGAGACACTGCTTGGCTCCGGAACGGACCTCCTCGAGCGGTTCGATCTCGACGTCTACGGCGGAGAGCCGCCGACTGCTGACGAGAATCCCGCGTCGGCGCTGTCCCCCCGTCGTATCCGGGCAGCCATCCAGGACGCGGTCGACGACGCTCACCAGCACGTTCAGGAGTACGCCCGACGGATCGACGGACAGCCAGCGACGACGCTCGTCGTGGCCGTCTCCGTCGACGGACGACTCCACTACGGCTGGGTCGGGGACAGCCGACTCTACCTTGTCAACGAGCGCCACGAACGCATCCAGCAACTGACGACTGATCACGCGGTCACGAACGACCTGCTCGAGCAAGGCGAGATCGAAGACGAAGTCGGTGCACGCGTCCACGAGAGCGCCACGGCGATCACGAACGCCGTCGGCGGCTCTCCACACGGTAAGCCGACCGTCGACGTCGAGTTCGGCTCGACCGACATCTACCGGGAAGACATCGTGTTGCTGACCAGCGACGGGTTGATCGACGCCTATCCAGACATCGCGCCGCTCCGTGCCGAGTACGAACGCGTCGACGACACCGAAGCGGTCCGTGAAGAGATACTCGAGGCGCTGGTCACGGACGACGAGATCAGAGACATCGTCCTCGAGGCCGACGGCCTGCGGGAGGGCGTCGCGGATCTGATCGCGTTCGCCAACGACCGCGGCGGCAAAGACAACCTTTCGGTCACGCTCGCTCGAGATCCGACGGCCGACCCCTCACCCGAGGATATTTCCAAGCGGAGCGAAGCGATCGAATCCGACGGACTGATCGACCAGGAGACGGTGATCGAGACGCCAGGCTCCGACGACGGATACGAGAGCACTGACCGGAACGCCTCGGCGAAGAGTCTCGAGTCGGCCGCCGACGTCGTCTCGGCGACCGACACCGATCTGACCACCGCGTCGATCAAGATCGCGGGGACGGAGACGATCTACGAGATCGTCGACGGCGTCACGATCGGCCGGGACAACGAGGAAGCCGACGGCGCTGGCCCGAACATCTGTCTCGTCGTCGAGGACGACGCCGTCGAACGCCACCACACCCGGATCGAACGCGACGACGACGGCAACTGGTGGCTCCGCAACACGAGCGACGCAGGGACGTTCGTCGAAGACGACGGCGAGTGGGTCCACCTCCAGTCTGGGGCTGACGACGGAACGACATCTGACTCCCAGTTCGTTCGCGGAGGGCCGGAAGCGTACCGTCTTCAGGACGGCACGACGTTCACGCTCGAGGACCCCCGCGAGACGGATCCGATCGCGTTTAAATTCTTCAGTTCCGTCGGGTTGGCCCGGGATCGAATCGACGAGAGCGAGTCGGACGATGCGGGCCTGCTCGACCGGTTCCGATCGTAGCGGGTCGTCATTTTACAGGCTGTCAAGGTGAATTCCCCGAGGCAGTTCACGGTCTCGACGACAGACGATCGGCTGCTTTCTCGGTAGCTGGTTACGAACGAAAGGGCCTGCGACAAAAACTCACAGCCGACAGCCACAGAGCGGGCAGAAGGTGTAGGCCCCGTCCGAGGGAATCTCTTCTCCACAGTCCGGACACGTCCCCGTCGGATCGTCGCCTCCGTCGTACTGGTCGAAATCACCACCGAAGATGCGCGTGTCCGAGGCGAACTCTTCGGCCGACTCAACTGCTTCGGCCTCGGCCTGCCCGTGAGAGGTCGAGACGACTGCAGATTGAGTCGGACTCTCGCTGTCGTCGTCCGCCACAGCCGGTTCGTCGGCGACAGCGTGGCTCTCGTCTTCGCGCTTGCCGACGTCTGTGTCGCCGTCGGCGTCGGTTTCGGAACTGTCGGTCGAATCGGTATCTGTCTCTGCTGTGCCCTCCTCTGGGCGCGACTCGCGGTCGGACGGACTCGAGGGGACGACCGGTCCCTGTGGGCGTGCTCGTCTGCCGGTGGTCGACGACTCACTCGCGGGCGACTTCGCCTTCACCTTCTTTGCGTCGTTCGTCGACGACGCGTCTTTCGCGGTCGTCGTCTTCGGTCGCTCGTTCGCAGAGCCGGTTGTTCGGGAACGAACGCCGGCGCTTCGGGCCGATAGAACGACACCAGCGAGCCATCTGCCGGGTGCCGCGATCGAGCCCATCCGGTCCGCGCCGACGAACGCGATCCCGTACGCGATCGCGCTCAGGAGCGGGATTACGACGAGAAACGCCCGATCGAACGGCACGCCCGTCTCGGCGACTGCGGCGACCAGGAGATTGCTGATCGGTCCTTCGCCTACGATCGGGTGGTCGCTCGCGTAGACCACGACGACCGTAACTGCTGGCAGCCCCGTGACTACGCCGGCTAACGCGCCGACTCGAGTCCAGCCCCTGCGGAGCGATCCGATCGCGATCGTTCGAAACGCGAGCGCGTGGGCGGCGACCGCGACGATCACGAACGCCCACATCGGGAGCGAGAGCGTCTCCGTCGTCCACCCCACGTATCCGACGGGTGTGAGAATTCCGACTGCCGGGACGACCGTCATCACCAGCGGCCGAACGCCCTCGAACCGCGACGCGAGAACGCGACGATATCCCACCACTGCGAGTGCGCCGCCAGACGCGATCACGAGTCCGGTGACGACGGCGACGGCGACCTGTCCAGCCTCGAGAGTGACTTCGCTCGCCCCCGCGAGTGCGCCGATGGACT contains:
- a CDS encoding protein kinase domain-containing protein, coding for MTEWERGSQLAGRYTLREELGKGGFGVVWSAKDTERNRLVALKQPNYDGRAPDDLVDKYFERERDVLEDIRNAGGHSNIMAYHGRERASGTPFLVVALIDGDELGEIVRAEDPITDPDEVREIGIGICDAISFLHDHDIIYRDLKPDNIMIDGSREPKIIDFTTAKGFVPEHGAPEFTTEGEGESTSDGDSTVPGEFKPPELNRGSKQRQGPWSDVYSIGKILCYLLVGWVPEDHGVSPAAFGVESDDYVDEIVETATQHDRADRYPNASVLKRALEDRDATMPAQASIEWLGRDTQWTISPGDTIGRRTDDGPRPSLLLSDDRHKALSAVHCRFDVDDDGNWYVVDTSLNGTYISKHDERQWRFLLSEAGQKRQQRAGESVPDDVESRARLEVGDTIALVSPSYPERFYFQFDNQHTDTNGTR
- a CDS encoding protein phosphatase 2C domain-containing protein, whose product is MEHASTVDIGERKRRSGGINEDSIATAVLENHHRSACRPLGIFVLGDGVGGETSGDVASFLATTVVRKRLTETLLGSGTDLLERFDLDVYGGEPPTADENPASALSPRRIRAAIQDAVDDAHQHVQEYARRIDGQPATTLVVAVSVDGRLHYGWVGDSRLYLVNERHERIQQLTTDHAVTNDLLEQGEIEDEVGARVHESATAITNAVGGSPHGKPTVDVEFGSTDIYREDIVLLTSDGLIDAYPDIAPLRAEYERVDDTEAVREEILEALVTDDEIRDIVLEADGLREGVADLIAFANDRGGKDNLSVTLARDPTADPSPEDISKRSEAIESDGLIDQETVIETPGSDDGYESTDRNASAKSLESAADVVSATDTDLTTASIKIAGTETIYEIVDGVTIGRDNEEADGAGPNICLVVEDDAVERHHTRIERDDDGNWWLRNTSDAGTFVEDDGEWVHLQSGADDGTTSDSQFVRGGPEAYRLQDGTTFTLEDPRETDPIAFKFFSSVGLARDRIDESESDDAGLLDRFRS